A genome region from Lucilia cuprina isolate Lc7/37 chromosome 3, ASM2204524v1, whole genome shotgun sequence includes the following:
- the LOC111682533 gene encoding brachyurin-like: MTTAATIEQNAPIVGGSRAILGQFPHHVLLRRDSQDQLLCGGSIISDTWVLTAAHCVYNRTFVHMEFGTIDLYVDGVVMNSSTFFIHPKYKPSIVMDDVALIKLPTPLKFNKNINVIPLVPSKDAKNDFVGKFGSVTGFGWPTDRAKRYSERLLWGTVQVISNKECAKKLKERAIEASSMCAVPYMGTNMSPCRGDSGGALIWKNDEKRFVQIGIISSTKKNHCSEYPVAYARITSFLNYIRNITGLRFN; this comes from the exons ATGACCACGGCAGCG ACCATTGAACAGAATGCACCTATTGTCGGTGGTTCACGTGCCATATTAGGACAATTTCCCCATCATGTACTTTTGCGTAGAGACTCACAAGATCAATTGTTATGTGGTGGTTCTATAATTTCCGATACATGGGTCTTAACAGCAGCACATTGTGTTTATAACAGGACGTTTGTTCATATGGAATTTGGCACTATAGATCTCTATGTTGATGGTGTTGTTATGAATtcttcaacattttttatacatcCCAAATACAAACCCTCCATTGTAATGGATGATGTTGCTTTGATTAAACTACCGACGCCcctaaagtttaacaaaaatataaatgtcaTACCATTGGTACCTTCAAAAGATGCCAAAAATGATTTTGTGGGTAAATTTGGCTCGGTAACTGGTTTCGGTTGGCCTACCGATCGAGCAAAAAGATATTCAGAAAGATTATTATGGGGCACGGTGCAAGTTATCAGTAATAAGGAATGTGCTAAGAAATTAAAAGAACGTGCTATAGAGGCTTCAAGTATGTGTGCGGTACCTTATATGGGTACGAATATGTCACCCTGTAGAGGTGATTCTGGTGGTGCTTTAATTTGGAAAAACGATGAAAAAAGATTTGTACAAATTGGCATTATATCGTCGACAAAGAAAAATCATTGTTCAGAATATCCTGTAGCTTATGCAAGAATTACATCATTTTTGAATTATATACGCAATATAACGGGTTTAAggtttaattaa
- the LOC111682544 gene encoding chymotrypsin-like protease CTRL-1 has product MIILGIIFPIYLTIVASYNQNAAIIDGKRAELGQFPWHVLLRINEFEDEIQVCGGSIISEKFVLTAAHCFYGPFYVELVFGTIELDSNDTTMVSREVFIHPEFEKNTFRNDIAVIELPEELEFTDNIQPIQLVTSAQASNDFIGTDVIITGYGRTLGYVTKISDWLLWASLEIVNNSVCDRAYNTPMRDTEMCAIGLSGSDMSPCKGDSGGALVMKTDNNTMVQIGIFSFLKGNCSEYPTGHTRVTKFLDFIHNVTELIF; this is encoded by the exons atgattattttaggAATAATATTTCCGATATATTTAACCATTGTAGcg TCCTATAATCAAAATGCCGCTATTATAGATGGCAAAAGAGCCGAACTGGGACAATTTCCCTGGCATGTTCTTTTAAGAATAAACGAATTTGAAGATGAAATACAAGTATGTGGTGGTTCTATTATTTCCGAAAAATTCGTTTTAACAGCTGCCCATTGTTTTTATGGACCCTTTTATGTTGAACTGGTATTTGGTACCATAGAACTCGACAGTAATGATACGACAATGGTCTCTAGAGAAGTGTTTATACATCCAGAATTCGAAAAGAATACTTTTAGAAATGATATTGCAGTGATTGAACTACCAGAGGAATTGGAATTTACAGATAATATCCAACCTATACAATTGGTAACATCAGCTCAGGCCTCAAATGATTTTATTGGTACTGATGTCATTATAACGGGTTATGGTCGGACACTAGGATATGTTACTAAAATTTCCGATTGGTTGCTATGGGCTTCATTGGAAATTGTCAATAATAGTGTATGTGATAGGGCGTACAATACACCAATGAGAGATACAGAAATGTGTGCGATTGGTTTAAGTGGTAGTGATATGTCACCCTGCAAGGGAGATTCAGGTGGTGCTTTAGTTATGAAAACCGATAATAATACAATGGTACAAATtggtatattttcatttttaaagggTAACTGTTCGGAATATCCTACGGGACATACTAGAGTTACaaagtttttagattttattcatAATGTAACggagttaattttttaa
- the LOC111682547 gene encoding chymotrypsin BI-like yields the protein MSGVLLKVVLFGITCQIYLTTIASYEQSARIVAGNRATRGQFPWHVVIWVDEKDGKVDNCGGSIISDIWILTAAHCVDGENYAALIFDTIDIMNYQINMSSTIFFLHPKYDPDTLFNDIALIKLPTPLKFNENLNKIDLISSKESSKNFVGAQAIISGFGRTRDAYANLSRWLLWATVEIVPNTECDKAFQEKTPDTVLCAVGANGTRMSACDGDSGGALVWKNPDNKLVQIGVFSYIKPKKCSQYPSGYTRITSFLDFIRNVTGLKID from the exons ATGTCTGGAGTTTTACTTAAAGTTGTCCTTTTTGGTATTACATGTCAGATATATCTGACTACTATAGCg tCTTATGAACAAAGTGCACGCATAGTAGCTGGAAATAGGGCAACACGGGGTCAATTTCCCTGGCATGTTGTCATATGGGTAGATGAAAAGGATGGTAAAGTTGACAATTGTGGTGGTTCTATTATATCCGATATATGGATTTTAACAGCTGCTCATTGTGTAGATGGTGAAAATTACGCTGCACTAATATTTGACACCATAGATATTATGAATTATCAAATTAATATGagttctacaatattttttctacatCCCAAATATGATCCAGATACGCTTTTCAATGATATAGCCCTCATTAAACTACCTACACCCTtaaagtttaatgaaaatttaaacaaaattgatttGATATCTTCAAAGGAATCGTCAAAAAATTTTGTGGGTGCTCAAGCCATTATAAGTGGCTTTGGTAGGACAAGAGATGCATATGCGAACTTATCTCGCTGGTTACTGTGGGCCACTGTAGAAATTGTCCCTAATACGGAATGTGATAAGGCATTTCAGGAGAAAACACCTGATACTGTTCTCTGTGCAGTAGGCGCGAATGGTACTAGAATGTCTGCATGTGATGGTGATTCTGGTGGCGCTCTAGTTTGGAAGAATCCAGATAATAAACTTGTGCAAATTGGTGTATTCTCTTatataaagccaaaaaaatgtTCGCAATATCCTTCCGGCTATACTAGAATAACttcatttttagattttattagaaatgtaacgggtttaaaaattgattaa